One Mugil cephalus isolate CIBA_MC_2020 chromosome 10, CIBA_Mcephalus_1.1, whole genome shotgun sequence genomic window carries:
- the cstpp1 gene encoding UPF0705 protein C11orf49 homolog: MNRFNSPVSAEEYLADSNVLFYLSDAVTQLLEHKDEYTQFGVVRYFAEYFSSVKNSNHVLFREFNYIRATPHNRASFIRVFWRCFRQIGKSGDLLSMLEYRSLLQLLCPDFPVETVQSAARIVLMDDAIDCLMSFSDFIYAFQLQFYYQEFLDNVLMIYQDLLAGKSPNTVIVPTSTSIEQLPSVAAEENDKEEQDGVEASTLAQCVDALCDRFKHSHPPRSCLKDVLDQMDRVSYYGLLMSLTKHDTINQTIGALPSKAELLVDPEMDQELDKLIAQISVSPGSNSSGSAVGGLKEVQRKASPRRNIHHRRRMEVESDGSTEETDSSEN; this comes from the exons ATGAACCGGTTTAATTCCCCCGTCTCCGCTGAGGAGTACCTCG CCGACAGTAACGTGTTGTTCTACCTGAGCGACGCCGTGACTCAGCTGCTGGAACATAAAGACGAATACACGCAGTTCGGGGTCGTCCGATACTTCGCTGAATA ctTCAGCAGCGTGAAGAACAGCAACCACGTCCTCTTCAGGGAGTTCAACTACATCAGGGCGACTCCTCATAACCGGGCCTCCTTCATCAGAGTCTTCTGGAGATGCTTCAGGCAGATTGGAAAGAGTGGAG ACCTGCTGTCCATGCTGGAGTACAggtctctgctgcagctgctgtgtccAGACTTCCCGGTGGAGACGGTGCAGAGTGCAGCCAG AATCGTTCTGATGGACGACGCCATCGACTGTCTCATGTCTTTCTCTGACTTCATCTACGCCTTCCAGCTGCAGTTCTATTACCAAG AGTTCCTGGACAACGTGTTGATGATCTACCAGGACCTGTTGGCGGGGAAGAGTCCCAACACCGTCATCGTCCCCACGTCCACCTCCATCGAGCAGCTCCCCTCGGTGGCGGCGGAGGAGAACgacaaggaggagcaggacggGGTGGAGGCGTCCACGCTGGCTCAGTGTGTGGACGCCCTGTGTGACCGCTTCAAACACAG ccacCCTCCCAGGTCGTGTTTGAAGGACGTCCTGGACCAGATGGACAGAGTCTCTTACTACGGTCTCCTCATGAGTCTGACCAAACACGACACCATCAACCAAACAATAG GAGCGTTGCCCAGTAAAGCCGAGCTCCTCGTTGACCCTGAGATGGACCAGGAGCTGGACAAACT AATCGCTCAGATCTCCGTGAGCCCCGGCAGCAACAGCAGCGGCAGCGCGGTGGGGGGGCTGAAGGAGGTGCAGAGGAAGGCCTCCCCCAGGAGGAACATCCAccacaggaggaggatggaggtggagagCGACGGCTCCACAGAGGAGACCGACTCCTCTGAAAACTGA